A region from the Vicia villosa cultivar HV-30 ecotype Madison, WI linkage group LG3, Vvil1.0, whole genome shotgun sequence genome encodes:
- the LOC131662527 gene encoding vesicle transport protein GOT1-like yields MVSFEMNDRKKIGLGLTGFGIFFSFLGVIFFFDKGLLAMGNILFVSGVSLTIGLKSTMQFFMKRSNFKGTVSFGVGFLILILGWPILGMIVESYGFLVLFSGFWPTLSVFLQKIPVLGWIVQQPYIRSLFDRYKGKRVPV; encoded by the exons ATggtttcttttgagatgaatgATCGCAAGA AGATTGGATTGGGATTAACTGGCTTTGGAATATTTTTCTCATTCCTCGGCGTTATATTTTTCTTCGACAAGGGTTTGCTAGCAATGGGAAAT ATCCTCTTTGTTTCTGGAGTATCTCTGACCATTGGACTGAAATCCACCATGCAATTCTTCATGAAACGTAGTAATTTCAAG GGGACAGTTTCATTTGGTGTAGGATTCTTGATTCTTATACTGGGATGGCCTATTTTGGGCATGATTGTGGAATCTTACGGATTCCTCGTGCTTTTCAG TGGCTTCTGGCCTACACTCTCTGTTTTCTTGCAGAAGATTCCTGTTCTTGGTTGGATTGTTCAACAGCCATATATTCGATCG TTGTTTGACCGCTATAAAGGAAAACGAGTGCCTGTGTAA
- the LOC131662526 gene encoding zinc finger CCCH domain-containing protein 66-like translates to MDHECGGEENFHHKISALFEFSAKDDVIAFKDAVEKEGCDVDEIGFWYGRSIGSNKMSYEERTPLMIASLFGSKGVVSYILGTDRVDVNRACGSDRATALHCAVYGCSADSVKVIQLLLDASADINSVDANGNRPSDLIVYMSNSKFGSRNMTLQALLDDVDVREACLKKTGFQMGKQQGVDPPQIKKKYYPSDLSLPDLNNEIYSTDEFRMFSFKVKPCLRSYPHEWTECPFVHPKESARRRDPRKYYYTCFPCPEYQKGSCSKGDACEYAHGIFECRLHPAQYRTKLCSHKVGCTRKVCFFAHKPEELRPVYASTGSGLPLPTSNSSGVSPIYPFTVSSASALQSAWKPPLTPSVASSHAAGTEWLTHAAVPTFQMPRSSFKTALNARGNTELLQLENLFMWNLMIEEMASLSSPSNRLAGGNPTNFEGIFRSQIPSLTSMQVHQNRNQQLWGYPADLINSNVIGSPQLRVDPSLYPRYDAFSKRGQRVSSFNSELPSTSSVAMELPTTFPGWGSPDGKLDWTISNDELNKMRKSYSSFQN, encoded by the coding sequence ATGGATCATGAATGTGGAGGAGAAGAAAACTTTCATCATAAGATTTCTGCTTTGTTTGAGTTTTCAGCCAAAGATGATGTAATAGCTTTCAAAGATGCGGTTGAAAAAGAGGGTTGTGATGTTGATGAAATAGGGTTCTGGTATGGAAGGAGTATTGGTTCAAATAAAATGAGTTATGAAGAGAGGACACCTCTTATGATTGCGTCCTTGTTTGGCAGCAAAGGTGTAGTGTCTTATATTCTCGGAACCGATCGTGTCGATGTCAACCGAGCATGTGGATCAGATAGGGCTACTGCTCTTCACTGTGCTGTATATGGCTGTTCTGCTGATTCTGTTAAGGTTATCCAGCTTTTGCTTGATGCATCTGCAGATATTAATTCTGTTGATGCCAATGGTAACCGGCCTAGTGACTTGATTGTCTACATGTCTAATAGTAAGTTCGGTTCAAGGAATATGACACTACAAGCATTACTAGATGATGTTGATGTTAGAGAAGCTTGCCTTAAGAAAACAGGTTTCCAAATGGGGAAGCAACAAGGTGTAGATCCACCACAAATCAAGAAGAAATATTATCCCTCTGATCTATCCCTACCAGACTTAAATAACGAGATCTATAGTACAGATGAATTTAGAATGTTTAGTTTCAAAGTGAAACCTTGTTTAAGGTCTTATCCACATGAATGGACCGAATGTCCCTTTGTTCATCCAAAGGAAAGCGCAAGGCGACGTGATCCGAGGAAATATTACTACACCTGTTTCCCTTGTCCCGAGTATCAGAAAGGATCATGCAGCAAAGGGGATGCATGTGAATATGCACATGGTATTTTTGAATGCAGGCTTCATCCTGCTCAATACAGAACAAAGCTTTGCAGTCACAAGGTTGGATGCACCAGAAAAGTTTGTTTCTTTGCTCACAAACCTGAGGAGCTTCGCCCAGTGTATGCTTCTACTGGCTCTGGTTTGCCTTTACCCACATCAAATTCATCTGGTGTTTCTCCAATTTACCCTTTCACAGTGAGCTCTGCGTCTGCTTTACAATCTGCATGGAAGCCACCTTTGACTCCATCTGTAGCATCATCACATGCTGCTGGAACTGAGTGGCTGACTCATGCTGCAGTCCCTACATTTCAGATGCCAAGGAGTAGTTTCAAAACTGCACTGAATGCTAGAGGTAATACTGAACTTCTCCAACTTGAAAATCTCTTTATGTGGAACCTAATGATTGAAGAGATGGCAAGTCTTTCATCCCCTTCAAATAGGCTCGCAGGAGGGAATCCTACCAACTTTGAAGGCATTTTCAGGTCGCAGATACCATCTCTAACATCAATGCAGGTGCATCAGAATAGGAACCAGCAACTTTGGGGCTATCCTGCTGATCTTATCAATTCAAATGTGATTGGATCACCACAACTTAGGGTTGATCCATCTTTGTATCCAAGATATGATGCCTTTTCGAAGCGGGGTCAGAGGGTATCCAGTTTTAATTCTGAGCTTCCTTCTACTTCTTCAGTTGCTATGGAGCTCCCTACCACCTTCCCTGGTTGGGGCTCCCCAGATGGAAAATTAGACTGGACCATCAGCAACGATGAACTGAAtaagatgagaaaatcttattCCAGTTTTCAAAACTGA
- the LOC131662528 gene encoding uncharacterized protein LOC131662528 produces MNFRFLGELPWVKPQSNPDSAAQSVQTKAFASQTEQKSSGDDLKLLGWPLSFLSFFPWANNAGEKFQRPTTINKELKRHAQNRENVVGKGNVATPLRFRPYVCKVPWHTGVRAFLSQLFPRYGHYCGPNWSSGKDGGSLVWDKRPIDWLDYCCYCHDIGYDTHDQAKLLKADLAFLECLENRHIMRTKGDPNVALLYKTMCINGLKNFLIPYRTNLVSLQQSGQSLIQFGWLSNLRRRSWNYQKT; encoded by the exons ATGAACTTCCGGTTTCTTGGTGAACTCCCTTGGGTTAAACCTCAGAGTAACCCAGATTCAGCGGCTCAATCAGTTCAAACCAAAGCTTTTGCTTCACAAACCGAACAAAAATCATCTGGTGATGATCTCAAGTTGTTAGGATGGCCCTTGTCAttcctttccttctttccatGGGCAAATAATGCTGGAGAGAAGTTTCAAAGACCAACTACTATCAATAAAGAGTTGAAGAGACATGCACAAAATCGTGAAAATGTTGTTGGAAAAGGTAATGTGGCTACCCCGTTACGCTTTAGACCTTATGTTTGCAAGGTTCCATGGCATACAGGGGTTAGAGCATTTCTTTCTCAGTTGTTCCCTAGATATGGACATTACTGTGGACCAAACTGGTCAAGTGGGAAAGATGGTGGATCTCTTGTTTGGGACAAGAGACCGATTGATTGGTTGGATTACTGCTGTTATTGCCATGATATTGGGTATGATACTCATGATCAAGCTAAGCTTCTGAAGGCTGATTTAGCCTTTCTTGAATGCCTAGAGAATCGACATATTATGCGGACTAAAGGAGACCCCAACGTTGCTCTGCTTTACAAGACAATGTGCATTAATG GTCTTAAGAATTTTCTAATACCTTACCGAACGAATCTTGTTAGTCTACAACAGTCAGGACAATCTTTGATTCAATTTGGATGGCTAAGCAATTTGAGACGAAGAAGTTGGAACTATCAGAAGACATAA